A window of the Bradyrhizobium ottawaense genome harbors these coding sequences:
- a CDS encoding adenylate/guanylate cyclase domain-containing protein produces the protein MQQIADWLEKLGLGQYALRFAQNGIDLSVLPELTDQDFDRLGVLLGHRRKMLRVIAELNQAELVAEPARRHDAERRHLTVMFCDLVGSTALSARLDPEDMWEVIRAYRAACARVIATYDGIIARFAGDGILAYFGYPRAHEDDAERAVRAGLDIIAAIGPLETRAEERVEVRIAIATGLVVVGDLISGGASEEQAMVGDTPNVAARLQSLAEPGAVVVADSTRQLLGDLFTFHNLGRREVKGISQPIAVWAVEGAAASESRFEAVRTARSMGFVGRKAEIAFALSRQRLAWQGQGQVVLISGEAGIGKSRIVATLSESLALGSHRRVRYQCSPYHTNSALHPFIAQFERAAGIRSQDTPGQKLDKVEATLALGTQQVATATPLIAALLSITTGERYPPLGLSPAQQRRQTFATLLDQLEGLARQQPLLIVCEDMHWADATTLELFDLSVDRIRGLPILVLMTFRPEFEPPWTGLANVSLLRLDRLDRQDTRALVEQVTVGRQLPGEMMTQIIDRTDGIPLFVEELTKMVLESGLLVEDTGRYRLDSPLPPLAIPATLQDSLMARLDRLAPVKEVAQIGAAIGRDFSYTLLRCVAGRDDLALSAALGQLEEAELLLRRGTPPEASYSFKHALVQEAAYESLLKSRRHLLHKHIGDVLRDRFPVIAETEPEVVAYHFTEAGLSEVAFEWWRKAGQQALKRSAYSEAIAHLAKAVAIADELPDEPGGPMNRLHLQIAYGRALRGSLGYSAPETVAAWTRARQFAADINDPVELAPINSGLFNASLNHGEIAPMRELAEAIMSAANRRPESPVAAVVAHWTSGVTCWFGGDYLNARVHLEQALAIYGAEPNPATFKASTLDLPSVIIRFLALVLWPLGKIDRSRRLAEEAVSAPGEKRALAQANALVHKAVFDGLCGVHPRMLQQTETILSLAREHAMPLYVAAGTHLSGLAKWRAGDRMGGLAEMRRGWTLLHENDCYLCEPFWGMQVAVANTEAGQLEAGLQILRDLIGWAEQTGQHWLDAELHRVRGELLLRSDQPNVSAAEAAFNRALEIARSQQTKTFELRGALGLARLYITDGRAAAVSEVLAPALVDFDTGQDLPEIEEAEKLLKQMSGIGR, from the coding sequence ATGCAGCAGATTGCGGACTGGCTCGAGAAGCTTGGGCTTGGGCAATACGCGCTGCGTTTTGCCCAGAACGGGATTGATCTGAGTGTCCTTCCCGAACTAACGGACCAGGACTTCGATAGGCTCGGGGTCCTGCTCGGCCATCGTCGTAAAATGCTGCGCGTGATCGCCGAACTCAATCAAGCCGAATTGGTCGCCGAGCCGGCGCGTCGGCACGATGCCGAGCGACGCCACCTCACCGTAATGTTCTGCGATCTGGTAGGCTCGACTGCACTCTCGGCGCGCCTCGATCCCGAGGACATGTGGGAGGTGATCCGTGCCTATCGGGCCGCTTGCGCGAGGGTCATTGCCACTTATGACGGCATTATCGCCAGGTTTGCGGGCGACGGAATACTCGCCTATTTCGGCTATCCCCGCGCACACGAGGATGACGCGGAGCGCGCAGTGCGAGCGGGGCTCGACATCATCGCCGCGATAGGTCCGCTCGAAACGCGCGCGGAAGAACGGGTTGAGGTGCGGATCGCCATTGCGACCGGGCTTGTGGTGGTAGGCGACCTCATCAGCGGAGGCGCGTCAGAGGAGCAGGCAATGGTCGGCGATACACCGAACGTCGCTGCCCGGCTCCAGAGCTTGGCGGAGCCGGGGGCGGTTGTCGTTGCTGATTCGACGCGCCAGCTGCTTGGCGATTTATTCACTTTTCACAACCTCGGCCGCCGCGAGGTCAAGGGCATCTCCCAACCCATCGCGGTCTGGGCGGTCGAAGGTGCAGCCGCATCGGAGAGCCGCTTCGAGGCGGTGCGCACCGCGCGCTCGATGGGCTTTGTCGGCCGCAAGGCAGAGATCGCGTTCGCGCTCTCGCGCCAGCGGCTGGCGTGGCAGGGCCAAGGCCAAGTGGTGTTGATTTCTGGCGAGGCAGGGATCGGCAAATCGCGCATCGTGGCAACGCTCTCCGAGAGCCTCGCGTTGGGGTCGCACCGCCGGGTGCGCTATCAGTGCTCGCCCTACCACACGAACAGTGCGCTTCATCCCTTCATCGCTCAGTTCGAGCGCGCTGCCGGCATTAGGTCACAGGACACGCCCGGGCAAAAGCTCGACAAAGTTGAAGCAACGCTGGCGCTTGGTACGCAGCAGGTGGCTACAGCGACGCCGCTCATTGCCGCGCTTCTTTCGATTACAACCGGCGAGCGCTATCCGCCGCTCGGCTTGAGTCCAGCGCAGCAGCGGCGACAGACATTCGCCACCCTTCTCGACCAGCTTGAGGGCTTGGCACGGCAGCAACCGCTGCTGATTGTCTGCGAGGATATGCATTGGGCTGATGCTACGACGCTCGAGCTGTTCGACCTCTCGGTCGATCGGATCAGGGGACTGCCGATCCTCGTGCTCATGACATTCCGGCCCGAGTTCGAGCCGCCTTGGACCGGCCTTGCCAACGTCAGCCTGCTGCGGCTCGATCGGCTCGACCGGCAGGACACGCGCGCTCTGGTCGAGCAGGTGACCGTCGGTCGGCAGCTGCCAGGCGAAATGATGACGCAGATCATCGACAGGACAGATGGTATCCCACTGTTCGTCGAGGAGTTGACCAAGATGGTGCTGGAGTCCGGACTGCTCGTGGAAGATACCGGACGCTATCGCCTCGATAGTCCGCTACCACCGCTCGCCATTCCCGCGACGCTGCAGGACTCGCTTATGGCGCGGCTCGACCGGTTGGCGCCGGTCAAGGAGGTGGCACAGATAGGCGCTGCCATTGGCCGCGACTTCTCATACACACTGCTGCGATGTGTGGCGGGGCGCGATGATCTGGCGCTGAGCGCCGCACTGGGGCAGCTCGAAGAGGCCGAACTGCTATTGCGCCGCGGAACGCCGCCGGAAGCGAGCTATAGCTTCAAGCATGCGTTGGTTCAGGAAGCGGCTTACGAGAGCCTGCTCAAGAGCCGCCGGCACCTGCTTCATAAACACATTGGCGATGTCCTGCGCGATCGGTTTCCAGTCATCGCCGAGACCGAGCCGGAAGTCGTGGCATACCACTTCACCGAAGCGGGGCTGAGCGAGGTAGCCTTCGAGTGGTGGCGCAAGGCGGGCCAGCAGGCGTTGAAGCGCTCGGCATATTCTGAGGCAATCGCACATCTCGCTAAGGCGGTTGCCATCGCCGATGAGTTGCCTGATGAGCCGGGCGGGCCCATGAACCGGCTCCATCTTCAAATCGCATATGGCCGCGCGCTGCGGGGCAGCCTTGGGTACAGCGCCCCCGAAACGGTGGCCGCATGGACGCGCGCCCGACAGTTCGCAGCTGACATCAATGATCCGGTTGAACTGGCGCCGATCAATTCGGGCCTATTCAATGCCAGTTTGAATCACGGCGAGATCGCACCGATGCGGGAGTTGGCGGAGGCAATAATGAGCGCCGCCAACCGGCGACCGGAATCGCCGGTGGCCGCAGTCGTCGCACACTGGACAAGCGGGGTGACCTGCTGGTTCGGGGGCGATTACTTGAACGCGAGAGTGCATCTTGAGCAAGCACTCGCGATCTATGGTGCCGAGCCGAATCCCGCGACCTTCAAGGCGTCGACGCTGGACCTGCCGTCCGTTATCATCCGGTTTCTTGCTCTGGTGCTTTGGCCGCTCGGGAAGATTGATCGATCGCGCCGGCTCGCCGAGGAAGCGGTGAGTGCTCCGGGAGAAAAGCGCGCGCTTGCTCAAGCCAATGCGCTCGTTCATAAGGCCGTTTTCGACGGACTATGCGGGGTGCATCCTCGCATGTTGCAACAAACAGAGACGATCCTTTCCCTCGCCCGCGAGCACGCGATGCCGCTGTATGTGGCCGCTGGCACGCACCTAAGCGGCTTGGCAAAGTGGCGTGCCGGCGACCGAATGGGTGGACTCGCGGAAATGCGCCGAGGCTGGACATTACTTCACGAAAATGACTGCTACCTTTGTGAACCATTTTGGGGGATGCAGGTTGCCGTGGCGAACACAGAGGCAGGGCAACTCGAGGCTGGGCTGCAAATTTTAAGAGACTTGATCGGCTGGGCGGAACAAACCGGCCAGCATTGGCTGGATGCCGAACTGCATCGTGTTCGTGGTGAGCTTTTGTTGCGTAGTGACCAGCCGAACGTTTCCGCCGCCGAAGCTGCCTTCAATAGAGCCTTGGAAATCGCTCGAAGCCAACAGACGAAGACTTTCGAGCTGCGCGGCGCACTTGGACTTGCGCGCCTTTACATCACAGATGGCCGAGCGGCGGCTGTATCCGAGGTGCTCGCGCCAGCCCTCGTCGATTTCGATACGGGGCAAGATCTCCCCGAAATCGAAGAAGCGGAGAAGCTGCTCAAGCAAATGTCCGGTATTGGCAGATAG
- a CDS encoding tyrosine-type recombinase/integrase, whose amino-acid sequence MTDQAMSPLRRRMIEDMTIRKFAPKTQHDYLQRVKNFAAYLGRSPDTANFEDLRRYQLHLAGSGAGVPTLNQTISTLQFFFKVTLGRPDIVERTAFVHEPSKLPVVLSPEEVARLLDAAPSLKYKTALSVAYGAGLRASEVVALKVSDIDSQRMVIRVEQGKGRKDRYVMLSPHLLALLRAWWKLARPQGWLFPGQNRLNPLTMRQLNRACHAAADRAEIDKRVSLHTLRHSFATHLLEQNIDIRVIQVLLGHAKLDTTALYTRVATKTIQQVMSRSTASR is encoded by the coding sequence ATGACCGACCAGGCAATGAGCCCGTTACGCCGGCGCATGATCGAAGACATGACGATCCGGAAGTTCGCGCCGAAGACCCAACATGACTACCTTCAAAGGGTCAAGAACTTCGCCGCCTATCTCGGCCGCTCGCCCGATACGGCGAACTTCGAAGACCTCCGTCGCTACCAGCTCCATTTGGCGGGGAGCGGCGCCGGTGTTCCTACTCTCAACCAGACCATCTCGACGCTGCAGTTTTTCTTCAAGGTCACGCTCGGGCGGCCGGATATCGTGGAGCGCACGGCATTCGTCCATGAACCCAGCAAGCTGCCGGTGGTGCTGAGTCCGGAGGAAGTGGCGCGCCTGCTCGATGCGGCACCATCGCTCAAATACAAGACGGCGTTGAGCGTGGCTTACGGAGCAGGATTACGTGCTTCTGAAGTGGTGGCACTGAAGGTATCCGACATCGACAGCCAGCGCATGGTGATCCGGGTCGAGCAAGGCAAAGGCCGCAAGGATCGCTATGTCATGCTGTCCCCGCATCTGCTCGCTCTGCTGCGGGCCTGGTGGAAGCTGGCGCGGCCACAAGGCTGGCTGTTTCCGGGACAGAACCGGCTGAACCCACTGACGATGCGCCAACTCAACCGCGCATGCCATGCCGCCGCCGATAGAGCCGAGATCGACAAGCGCGTATCGCTCCACACCTTGCGGCACAGCTTCGCCACTCACTTGCTCGAGCAGAACATCGATATCCGGGTGATCCAGGTCCTGCTCGGCCATGCCAAGCTCGACACCACGGCGCTCTATACCCGCGTCGCCACAAAGACGATCCAGCAAGTCATGAGCCGCTCGACCGCATCACGCTGA
- a CDS encoding ferritin-like domain-containing protein has product MGLFTKDIKTMDDLLLHGLQDIYYAEQQITKALPKMIDTATNRDLSTSLKNHLEETKKQIERLENVFAKLGKQPSGTQCPAIDGLIKEADETAGEIEDKSVLDAAIVANAQAVEHYEICRYGTLIAWAESLGHDEIVRFLTTNLNEEHAANTKLNTVALRKGVNTKASNAA; this is encoded by the coding sequence ATGGGACTATTCACCAAAGATATTAAAACGATGGACGACCTGTTGCTTCACGGCCTGCAGGACATCTATTACGCCGAACAGCAGATTACCAAGGCGTTGCCGAAGATGATCGATACGGCGACGAACCGTGACCTTTCGACCAGCCTCAAGAATCATCTCGAAGAGACCAAAAAGCAAATCGAACGTCTGGAAAACGTCTTCGCCAAGCTTGGAAAGCAACCGAGCGGCACGCAGTGCCCCGCGATTGATGGCTTGATCAAGGAAGCCGACGAAACCGCCGGCGAGATCGAGGATAAATCCGTGCTTGATGCGGCGATTGTCGCGAACGCGCAGGCTGTCGAGCATTATGAGATCTGTCGGTATGGCACGCTGATCGCATGGGCAGAGTCCCTTGGACACGATGAGATCGTACGCTTTCTCACCACCAATCTTAACGAGGAGCATGCCGCTAACACCAAGCTGAATACCGTCGCTTTGCGCAAGGGCGTAAATACGAAAGCGTCCAACGCCGCATAA
- a CDS encoding DNA-directed RNA polymerase subunit alpha C-terminal domain-containing protein: MTKPPGNFEQPKLVTKAEREARKAFREGDAKAAMTEHETAEEAFSNNRERLKAERLAREAVEGPMLYPAPELPDDTPIEKVRFSTRIRNALTAAGWKTVGEIREASDETLLGLQDLGKGSVSHLRETLGLPSTDGVRPDRG, encoded by the coding sequence ATGACTAAGCCTCCGGGCAACTTCGAACAGCCGAAATTGGTCACCAAAGCAGAGCGCGAAGCGCGAAAGGCATTTCGCGAAGGAGATGCTAAGGCGGCAATGACCGAGCACGAGACTGCGGAGGAAGCTTTTTCTAACAACCGCGAACGGCTGAAGGCAGAACGCCTGGCGCGGGAGGCGGTAGAAGGACCAATGCTTTACCCCGCGCCCGAATTGCCGGATGACACGCCAATTGAAAAGGTCCGATTTTCTACCCGGATCCGCAACGCGCTGACGGCCGCGGGCTGGAAAACCGTCGGCGAAATCCGTGAGGCTTCCGACGAGACGCTGTTGGGCCTACAGGATCTCGGAAAGGGGTCCGTGTCCCACCTGAGAGAGACGCTGGGCCTGCCCTCGACTGACGGCGTGCGGCCGGACAGGGGCTGA
- a CDS encoding phosphatase PAP2 family protein, translated as MAWITVPPTKSDRQVAKVLAKHTSGGTERAAQALTWGADEHVLGVLAAAWWLYCRNRSPDLKRASTHVLATTIASSLLPHLLKRIFDQERPDRETVFGHFRGIPFSGKTYDAFPSGHAVHMGALASAATELPPCERNAVWALSGALVLTRVVLLAHWVSDVAVGFAVGIGLERTLRVVTGYGHPEVE; from the coding sequence ATGGCTTGGATCACGGTGCCACCCACGAAATCCGATCGACAGGTTGCAAAAGTCCTTGCCAAGCACACGAGCGGGGGCACGGAACGAGCCGCACAAGCCCTAACTTGGGGCGCTGACGAGCACGTGCTCGGCGTATTGGCCGCCGCCTGGTGGCTGTATTGCCGAAACAGAAGCCCTGATCTCAAGCGCGCTAGCACCCATGTTCTCGCAACGACGATCGCGTCCTCGCTCCTGCCGCACCTCCTGAAGCGGATATTTGACCAAGAACGGCCCGACAGGGAGACCGTGTTTGGGCATTTCCGCGGCATACCCTTCTCCGGAAAAACATATGACGCGTTTCCCTCAGGCCATGCGGTTCATATGGGTGCGCTTGCCTCTGCCGCGACGGAGCTTCCGCCGTGCGAGCGGAACGCTGTTTGGGCGCTAAGCGGGGCGCTGGTGCTCACGCGCGTGGTCTTGCTGGCCCACTGGGTCAGTGACGTCGCCGTCGGCTTCGCGGTGGGCATTGGCCTTGAACGAACCTTGCGAGTCGTGACGGGATACGGACATCCAGAGGTAGAGTGA
- a CDS encoding sensor histidine kinase — translation MATPPGQESVLAPVAATAVTRQELPYRLRQQSLLGEFGRSALQTRDIGQILQRATELCTQGLETPFAKVLEYMPDEKRLLLRAGVGWAPGTIGQVSLGIDMESPAGYAFHTGQIVISNHLQEETRFRTPKLLSDHGIKRAINVLIARGGEGNLPFGVLEVDSPDSGQFDLADADFLAGFAGLLGIAIERQRADADLEQALEHQAMLTREMSHRVKNSLASVVGLLRLQGRNAQSEEVQNALKDAASRITTIAQVHDHLWRSTRIGFVDIADFAGELCRKLQETVAHKVSCTFGHLMISADKAIPLGLLVNEIVTNSAKHAYPDGSGEIQVSGERRGADLHVEVSDQGIGLPNDFDIDQPRASLGFKVIKSLLAQLDGRIAVASNTPKGVTIQLDVPLEASAD, via the coding sequence GGAGTCGGTATTGGCTCCCGTCGCAGCGACCGCCGTGACAAGGCAGGAACTTCCATACCGTTTGCGGCAACAGTCCTTGCTGGGCGAGTTTGGCCGCTCGGCGCTACAAACCCGCGATATCGGACAAATCCTGCAGCGCGCCACCGAACTTTGCACCCAAGGCCTCGAAACGCCTTTTGCCAAGGTCCTGGAATATATGCCGGATGAAAAGCGGCTGCTGTTGCGCGCGGGGGTCGGCTGGGCGCCAGGCACGATCGGCCAGGTGTCACTTGGGATCGATATGGAGTCCCCCGCCGGCTACGCGTTCCATACCGGCCAAATCGTGATTTCCAATCACCTCCAGGAGGAAACGCGCTTTCGAACGCCCAAGCTGCTGTCGGATCACGGGATCAAGCGGGCGATCAACGTCCTGATCGCGCGGGGCGGCGAAGGCAATCTGCCGTTCGGCGTCCTCGAAGTCGACAGTCCCGACTCCGGCCAATTCGATCTCGCGGATGCGGACTTCCTTGCCGGCTTCGCGGGGTTGCTTGGCATCGCCATCGAGCGGCAACGTGCTGATGCGGACCTCGAGCAAGCCCTCGAACACCAGGCGATGTTGACGCGCGAGATGAGCCACCGCGTCAAGAACAGCCTCGCATCGGTCGTGGGGCTGCTCCGCCTGCAGGGCCGCAACGCCCAGTCGGAGGAAGTCCAGAACGCCCTCAAGGACGCCGCCTCGCGCATCACCACGATAGCCCAGGTCCACGACCATTTATGGCGTAGCACCAGGATCGGGTTTGTCGACATCGCCGACTTCGCGGGCGAGCTTTGTAGGAAGCTACAGGAAACCGTTGCGCATAAGGTAAGCTGCACCTTTGGTCATCTGATGATTTCTGCCGACAAGGCGATTCCGCTGGGCCTTCTGGTCAACGAGATTGTGACGAATTCCGCCAAGCATGCATACCCCGACGGATCCGGAGAAATCCAGGTATCGGGCGAACGGCGCGGTGCGGACTTGCATGTGGAGGTGTCGGATCAAGGAATCGGTCTTCCGAATGATTTCGATATCGACCAACCACGGGCGAGCCTGGGCTTCAAGGTGATCAAGAGCCTGCTCGCACAACTCGACGGCCGCATTGCGGTGGCCTCCAACACGCCAAAAGGCGTAACCATCCAACTTGATGTACCATTGGAAGCCAGCGCCGATTGA
- a CDS encoding IS110 family transposase, which translates to MEHHSEAFVALDTAKLRNAVAIADAGRNGEIRYLGEIDNTEAETRKLVAKLASKHARLTFCYEAGPTGYGLYRLIKSIGHDCIVVAPSLIPSKPGDRVKTNRRDAVNLVKLLRAGELTAVWVPDERHEAMRDLVRARDAAVKDYRIKRQNVSSLLLRLGRHYPGKKTWGRTHINWLTGLKLEHREQRIAFEEMLLAVRQVRERIERLEQAMREAVADWTLAPVIEAVQAMRGIDMVGAIAFLAELGDLSRFENPRQLMAYLGLTPSERSTGESVKRGGITKAGNTRARRLLIEAAWSYRFPPRVSKDMQTRIGAAPRTAREIAWKAQMRLCGRFRTLTRKGKRPTIVVTAIARELSAFIWAINREFVGSHATANR; encoded by the coding sequence ATGGAGCATCATAGCGAAGCGTTCGTGGCGTTGGACACTGCGAAATTGCGCAATGCGGTGGCGATTGCCGATGCCGGTCGAAACGGTGAGATTCGCTATCTCGGCGAGATCGACAATACTGAAGCCGAGACACGTAAGCTCGTGGCAAAACTCGCGAGCAAACATGCTCGATTGACGTTCTGCTACGAGGCTGGCCCGACAGGTTACGGTCTCTACCGCTTGATCAAGAGCATCGGCCATGACTGCATTGTGGTGGCACCGTCGCTGATCCCATCCAAGCCAGGTGATCGGGTCAAAACCAATCGGCGCGACGCCGTCAATCTCGTGAAGCTGCTCAGGGCCGGTGAGCTGACGGCGGTCTGGGTGCCTGATGAGCGTCACGAGGCGATGCGGGACCTCGTGCGGGCTCGCGATGCCGCGGTTAAGGACTACAGAATCAAGCGCCAGAACGTCTCCTCGCTTCTGCTTCGTCTCGGCCGTCACTATCCGGGCAAGAAAACCTGGGGGCGGACGCACATCAACTGGCTCACCGGCCTCAAGCTTGAGCATCGCGAGCAGCGCATCGCCTTCGAAGAAATGCTGTTGGCTGTACGACAGGTCCGGGAACGGATCGAGCGGTTGGAACAGGCCATGCGCGAGGCCGTGGCGGACTGGACTCTGGCACCAGTCATCGAGGCAGTGCAGGCGATGCGTGGCATCGACATGGTCGGGGCGATCGCGTTCTTGGCCGAGCTTGGCGATCTGTCGCGCTTCGAGAACCCCCGTCAGTTGATGGCCTATCTTGGCCTTACCCCGTCAGAGAGATCGACCGGGGAGAGCGTCAAACGCGGTGGCATCACCAAGGCCGGCAACACGCGTGCACGACGGCTGCTCATCGAGGCTGCGTGGAGCTACCGATTCCCGCCACGCGTCAGCAAGGACATGCAGACCAGGATCGGGGCCGCGCCACGGACGGCCCGCGAGATTGCCTGGAAGGCGCAGATGCGGCTTTGTGGCCGCTTCAGGACACTGACGCGGAAGGGCAAGCGGCCGACGATCGTGGTGACTGCGATCGCCCGCGAGCTGTCAGCCTTCATCTGGGCGATCAACCGTGAGTTCGTAGGATCTCATGCGACGGCGAACCGGTAG
- a CDS encoding cysteine hydrolase family protein, with translation MRPAKAQIEPISSAVHVCIDMQNIFSKGGLWETPWMERVLPTIVTLTAWQAERTIFTRFIPPETPDQRPGRWQKYFRRWAQATRAHLPLCQLELVSELARFAPPALVVDKPGYSAFSAPQLYSLLTERHIGTVVLSGAETDVCVLATVLSAVDFGFRVVIVEDALCSSLDVGHDALMTLYRNRFSEQIDLVTLDELNSLWQCEEHTSVA, from the coding sequence ATGAGGCCGGCCAAGGCGCAGATTGAGCCGATTTCAAGCGCGGTCCATGTTTGCATCGATATGCAAAACATTTTTTCCAAAGGAGGGCTTTGGGAAACGCCATGGATGGAACGTGTGCTGCCGACGATCGTAACTCTGACGGCTTGGCAAGCGGAACGAACGATTTTTACGCGGTTTATCCCGCCTGAAACGCCTGACCAGCGGCCCGGTCGATGGCAGAAATACTTCCGCCGCTGGGCCCAAGCCACCCGGGCCCATCTTCCCCTTTGCCAGCTTGAACTGGTTTCCGAGCTTGCCCGGTTTGCCCCGCCGGCCCTGGTCGTCGACAAACCTGGTTACTCGGCATTCTCCGCGCCTCAGCTTTATTCGCTGCTGACCGAGAGACATATCGGAACGGTCGTTCTTTCCGGGGCGGAGACAGATGTTTGCGTGTTAGCGACCGTGTTAAGCGCGGTCGATTTCGGCTTTCGTGTGGTGATCGTCGAAGACGCCCTATGCAGTTCGCTCGATGTGGGCCACGACGCGCTGATGACGCTCTACCGCAATCGGTTCAGCGAGCAAATTGACTTGGTGACACTCGATGAGTTGAATTCTCTTTGGCAGTGCGAAGAGCACACCTCTGTCGCGTAG
- a CDS encoding DUF6328 family protein: protein MSRELDKKLKTALNETRLLILGAQVLLGFQFQAFFQDGFSELSQHSRYLSLFGLVSIVLAVTFLFVPSMQHRLVEQGRSSTRLIGATSFYAGLGLAPLALSLTLSTYVVIGRHFGVAAGLIGGLGLGILSAIAWFGLEYLIGLAPENQIMDTTETPLGTKIEQLLTEARVIIPGAQALFGFQFVAMLTAGFDRLPQASKVMHALALGLIAINIVLLMMPAALHRLSYGGGESGEFLRIGSALVIAAPIFLAGGIATEAYVVLQKVIEDARWSAGGACATFLAIALCWYALPIVLRVSRNRSPVGGRKLKASTRSR, encoded by the coding sequence ATGTCGAGAGAGTTGGACAAAAAACTAAAGACAGCCCTGAACGAAACGCGGCTTCTGATTCTAGGTGCGCAGGTGCTCCTGGGCTTCCAGTTTCAGGCATTCTTTCAGGACGGATTCTCAGAGCTAAGCCAGCACTCCAGATATCTCAGCCTTTTCGGCCTCGTATCCATCGTCCTTGCGGTTACCTTCCTGTTTGTCCCATCGATGCAACATCGGCTGGTAGAACAAGGACGCTCTTCAACACGGCTTATCGGAGCCACGAGTTTCTACGCGGGACTTGGTCTCGCGCCCTTGGCCCTGAGCCTCACCCTTTCGACCTACGTTGTCATCGGTCGACATTTCGGCGTTGCGGCCGGACTAATCGGTGGCCTCGGCCTTGGCATCTTGTCCGCCATAGCCTGGTTCGGTTTGGAATATCTGATTGGGCTAGCACCGGAGAACCAAATCATGGACACGACGGAAACCCCGCTTGGAACCAAAATCGAACAGTTGCTTACCGAAGCACGGGTCATCATCCCCGGCGCTCAAGCGCTTTTTGGGTTTCAATTCGTCGCGATGCTGACCGCTGGCTTCGATCGCCTGCCCCAAGCGTCAAAAGTCATGCATGCGCTCGCGCTTGGCCTTATCGCCATAAATATCGTCCTTCTCATGATGCCGGCGGCTTTGCACCGGTTGTCTTATGGTGGTGGCGAGTCCGGGGAATTCCTGCGCATCGGTTCGGCCCTCGTCATCGCAGCGCCCATCTTCCTCGCGGGCGGCATCGCGACCGAGGCGTATGTCGTGCTTCAAAAAGTCATCGAGGACGCCAGGTGGAGCGCCGGGGGTGCCTGCGCGACGTTCCTTGCTATTGCGCTCTGCTGGTACGCGCTTCCGATCGTTTTGCGGGTTTCGCGAAACCGCAGCCCGGTGGGCGGCAGAAAGCTCAAGGCCTCCACCAGGTCACGATGA
- a CDS encoding response regulator, with protein MTSQPDTPTRLAFPQRSPGTGAPLSDDARSADAKVEPARILIVEDDYLIAMQTEAALTAAGFNVVGTATTAEEAVALASDERPFLVVMDIRLASRRDGIDAARELFHNLGIRCIFATAHDDPITRGRAEPYAPLGWLAKPYTMGSLVALVTEALAKLD; from the coding sequence ATGACGTCACAGCCCGATACACCCACGCGGTTGGCCTTTCCGCAGCGATCGCCCGGGACGGGCGCGCCGCTTTCCGACGACGCGCGATCGGCGGACGCGAAAGTAGAGCCGGCCCGGATTTTGATCGTCGAGGACGATTATCTCATCGCGATGCAAACCGAGGCGGCATTGACGGCGGCGGGATTCAATGTGGTCGGAACGGCGACGACAGCCGAGGAAGCCGTGGCACTTGCCAGCGACGAACGTCCATTCCTCGTAGTCATGGATATTCGTCTCGCCAGCAGAAGGGATGGGATCGATGCCGCGCGCGAACTGTTTCACAACCTAGGCATCCGTTGTATTTTCGCCACTGCTCATGACGACCCAATCACACGGGGTCGCGCGGAGCCTTACGCCCCACTTGGGTGGCTTGCCAAACCTTATACGATGGGCTCTCTCGTGGCATTGGTCACCGAAGCCTTGGCGAAGCTAGATTGA
- a CDS encoding DUF3606 domain-containing protein, protein MDHKKETPDRSKINMSDPRELKYWCKALEASEEQLAKAVDKVGNSAATVRKELAMSTKQADTAENGRT, encoded by the coding sequence ATGGACCATAAAAAGGAGACGCCGGATCGCAGCAAGATCAATATGAGCGATCCTCGCGAGCTGAAGTACTGGTGCAAGGCGCTAGAGGCGTCGGAGGAGCAACTTGCGAAGGCAGTCGATAAGGTGGGAAATTCGGCTGCGACGGTGCGAAAGGAATTGGCTATGTCCACCAAGCAGGCCGACACCGCCGAAAATGGACGGACGTAG
- a CDS encoding DUF2934 domain-containing protein, with amino-acid sequence MSSDLDDRIRNRAHQLWEESGQPEGREMDFCLQAEKEIRETDPPPTNASMPLAPD; translated from the coding sequence ATGTCCAGCGATCTTGACGATCGTATTCGCAACCGCGCGCATCAGCTCTGGGAAGAGAGCGGCCAACCCGAAGGGCGCGAAATGGATTTCTGCCTTCAGGCCGAGAAAGAAATTAGGGAGACCGATCCCCCGCCAACCAATGCCTCCATGCCTCTCGCCCCTGATTAG